One Plasmodium vinckei vinckei genome assembly, chromosome: PVVCY_09 genomic region harbors:
- a CDS encoding RAP protein, putative, whose protein sequence is MFFTNVKFISKLAKEKILKRKSWVKRNKKWMLPKVEKSYLKQEQDFAVPHKTIPLNENVKHSPVKNIMASDEFNKEGNFFHERNYDKILDELKKSEKKRLKPHEYKKMLKRDAKSTPPNDDKVNLKRLLMKGKENMNLGINDIKDEDKENKKKELNTFWYMPNPFEKKGVYGMKENNFYKSFIKDRERQFDKVDMKKLNENERKLLNKITNSNISNNKHNNISNELLDKNVSSEMLEEKKEKKIRINPNKYWFSENYSTPDISTINTVRARELRFLMMNEAKLVRKGKNVDVDIWLAFMNRVINLSTKVHVRSLLRYLQTIASVKVTNKKLINNLMCEIFKRENTMKPKHYVYLFQSCSRLKWNDFKLIYALKNMTLCWSILRNNFLIKSANSISKLGLANNVYSKALQITLEERLNNFTGKDLKAIKAITFLELFNEEMIIKFVSLATFYKEHFNYYTRHLQILYLYIVLFHESIYYKLTDEQRYFLQQYSREGNLKKIKKLDHINQLKTLVKNESPKKAILNSDGEYSESDEFSENDDDWPESDEEWSESDEEYSDNPEHNEAPSLLEENDNNINTQHNEKLLNTENATNHINSYNLESKEKPIVKIGNKICGGYTSTLHKEISDVLNVLKIDHLNSIKCGPFIVDIYHPESNYIIELNAHFQYYINSEGLTTLSKWRHKFLSQMGYNIIYISHRIWSNLPTDKQKIDYISNTLPNIILKNSSLFIQN, encoded by the coding sequence ATGTTTTTTACAAATGTGAAATTTATAAGTAAATTagcaaaagaaaaaattttgaaaagaaaaagcTGGGtcaaaagaaataaaaaatggatgtTACCTAAGGTTGAGaaatcatatttaaaacagGAACAGGATTTTGCGGTTCCACATAAAACAATACCATTGAATGAGAATGTAAAACATTCCccagtaaaaaatattatggcTTCTGATGAATTTAATAAAGAAGGAAATTTCTTTCATGAAAGAAActatgataaaatattagacgaattaaaaaaaagtgagaAAAAAAGATTGAAACCTCacgaatataaaaaaatgcttAAAAGGGATGCTAAAAGCACACCTCCAAATGATGATAAAGTAAATTTAAAACGATTATTGATGAAaggaaaagaaaatatgaatttaggtattaatgatattaaagacgaagataaagaaaataagaaaaaagaattaaacACATTTTGGTATATGCCTAATccatttgaaaaaaaaggagtATATGGAATGAAggaaaacaatttttataaatccTTTATAAAGGATAGAGAAAGACAATTTGATAAAGTCGATATGAAAAAGTTAAATGAAAAcgaaagaaaattattaaataaaataactaATAGTAATATTTCTAACAACAAACATAACAATATAAGTAATGAATTAttagataaaaatgtatcatCGGAAATGTtggaagaaaaaaaggaaaaaaaaatccgAATCAATCCGAACAAATATTGGTTTTCTGAAAATTATTCTACTCCTGATATATCAACAATAAATACAGTAAGAGCTAGAGAATTAAGATTTTTAATGATGAATGAGGCAAAATTAGTTAGAAAGGGAAAAAATGTTGATGTAGATATTTGGCTAGCTTTTATGAATAGAGTAATAAATTTGTCAACCAAAGTTCATGTACGTAGTTTGTTAAGATATTTACAAACTATTGCATCTGTTAAAGTTACTAATAAAAAGttaataaacaatttaatgtgtgaaatttttaaaagagaAAATACTATGAAACCAAAGCACTATGTATATCTATTCCAAAGTTGTTCAAGATTAAAATGGAATGATttcaaattaatttatgCATTAAAAAACATGACATTGTGTTGGTCTATTTTAAGAAATAactttttgataaaatCTGCAAATTCTATTTCAAAATTAGGCTTAGCAAATAATGTGTATAGCAAAGCTTTACAAATAACTCTAGAAGAGCgattaaataatttcacAGGGAAAGATTTAAAAGCAATTAAGGCTATAACTTTTTTAGAGCTTTTTAATGAagaaatgataataaaatttgttagTCTTGCAACTTTTTATAAAGaacattttaattattacacAAGGCATTTGCAAatactatatttatatattgtgtTATTTCACGAATCAATATATTACAAGCTTACTGATGAACAacgatattttttacagcAATATTCAAGAGAGgggaatttaaaaaaaataaaaaaattggatCATATAAATCAATTAAAAACGTTagttaaaaatgaaagccCAAAGAAAGCTATATTAAACAGTGATGGCGAATACTCAGAAAGTGATGAGTTTTctgaaaatgatgatgaCTGGCCAGAAAGTGATGAAGAATGGTCTGAAAGCGACGAAGAATATTCAGACAATCCTGAACATAATGAAGCACCTTCTTTATTGGAAGagaatgataataatataaatacacaacacaatgaaaaattattaaatacgGAAAATGCAACGAATCATATTAATAGCTATAATTTAGAAAGTAAAGAAAAACCCATAGTTAAAATAGGAAACAAAATATGTGGTGGATATACAAGTACATTACATAAAGAAATTAGTGATGTACTTAATGTGCTAAAAATTGATCATTTAAATTCAATTAAATGTGGGCCTTTTATAGTTGATATTTATCATCCGGaatcaaattatattattgaaTTAAATGcacattttcaatattatataaattctGAAGGTTTAACAACCTTGTCAAAATGGAGACATAAGTTTTTATCACAGATgggatataatataatttatatatcacATCGAATATGGAGTAATTTACCTACagataaacaaaaaattgatTACATATCTAATACTCTAcctaatattatattgaaaaattcATCTCTTTTTATTcagaattaa